A section of the Saccharomyces paradoxus strain CBS432 chromosome XII sequence genome encodes:
- the PDC5 gene encoding indolepyruvate decarboxylase 5 (Minor isoform of pyruvate decarboxylase~similar to YLR134W): MSEITLGKYLFERLSQVNCNTVFGLPGDFNLSLLDKLYEVKGMRWAGNANELNAAYAADGYARIKGMSCIITTFGVGELSALNGIAGSYAEHVGVLHVVGVPSISSQAKQLLLHHTLGNGDFTVFHRMSANISETTAMITDIANAPAEIDRCIRTTYTTQRPVYLGLPANLVDLNVPAKLLETPIDLSLKPNDAEAEAEVVRTVIEMIKDAKNPVILADACASRHDVKAETKKLIDLTQFPVYVTPMGKGAIDEQHPRYGGVYVGTLSRPEVKKAVESADLILSIGALLSDFNTGSFSYSYKTKNIVEFHSDHIKIRNATFPGVQMKFALQKLLGAIPEVVKDYKPVAVPARVPINKSTPANTPMKQEWMWNQLGSFLREGDIVIAETGTSAFGINQTTFPTDVYAIVQVLWGSIGFTVGALLGATMAAEELDPKKRVILFIGDGSLQLTVQEISTMIRWGLKPYIFVLNNNGYTIEKLIHGPHAEYNEIQGWDHLALLPTFGARNYETHRIATTGEWDKLTQDKDFQDNSKIRMIEVMLPVFDAPQNLVKQAQLTAATNAKQ, from the coding sequence ATGTCTGAAATAACCTTAGGTAAATATTTATTCGAAAGATTGAGCCAAGTCAACTGTAACACCGTTTTTGGTTTGCCAGGTGACTTTAACTTGTCTCTTTTGGATAAGCTTTATGAAGTCAAAGGTATGAGATGGGCTGGTAACGCTAACGAATTGAACGCTGCTTACGCCGCTGATGGTTACGCTCGTATCAAGGGTATGTCCTGTATCATCACCACCTTCGGTGTTGGTGAATTGTCTGCTTTGAATGGTATTGCCGGTTCTTACGCTGAACACGTCGGTGTTTTGCACGTTGTTGGTGTTCCATCCATCTCTTCTCAAGCTAAGCAATTGTTGTTGCATCATACCTTGGGTAACGGTGACTTCACTGTTTTCCACAGAATGTCTGCAAACATTTCTGAAACCACTGCCATGATCACTGACATTGCTAACGCTCCAGCTGAAATTGACAGATGCATCAGAACCACCTACACTACTCAAAGACCAGTCTACTTAGGTTTGCCAGCTAACTTGGTTGACTTGAATGTCCCAGCTAAGTTGTTGGAAACTCCAATTGACTTGTCTCTAAAGCCAAACGACGCTGAAGCTGAAGCCGAAGTTGTTAGAACTGTTATTGAAATGATCAAGGATGCTAAGAACCCAGTTATCTTGGCCGATGCTTGTGCTTCTAGACATGATGTTAAGGCTGAAACCAAGAAGTTGATCGACTTGACTCAATTCCCAGTCTATGTCACCCCAATGGGTAAGGGTGCCATTGACGAACAACATCCAAGATACGGTGGTGTTTACGTTGGTACCTTGTCTAGACCAGAAGTTAAGAAGGCTGTCGAATCTGCCGATTTGATATTGTCTATCGGTGCTTTGTTGTCTGATTTCAACACTGGTTCTTTCTCTTACTCTTACAAGACCAAGAACATTGTTGAATTCCACTCTGACCATATCAAGATTAGAAACGCCACCTTCCCAGGTGTCCAAATGAAATTTGCCTTGCAAAAATTGTTGGGTGCTATTCCAGAAGTCGTAAAGGACTACAAACCTGTTGCTGTTCCAGCTAGAGTTCCAATTAACAAGTCTACTCCAGCTAACACCCCAATGAAACAAGAATGGATGTGGAACCAATTGGGTAGCTTCTTGAGAGAAGGTgatattgttattgctgAAACTGGTACTTCCGCTTTCGGTATCAACCAAACTACTTTCCCAACAGACGTATACGCTATCGTCCAAGTCTTGTGGGGTTCCATTGGTTTCACGGTTGGTGCTCTATTGGGTGCTACTATGGCCGCTGAAGAACTTGATCCAAAGAAGAGAGTCATTTTATTCATTGGTGACGGTTCTTTACAATTGACTGTTCAAGAAATCTCCACTATGATTAGATGGGGTTTGAAGCCATACATTTTTGTCTTGAACAACAATGGTTacaccattgaaaaattgattcACGGTCCTCATGCCGAGTATAATGAAATTCAAGGTTGGGACCACTTGGCCTTATTGCCAACTTTCGGTGCCAGAAACTACGAAACTCACAGAATTGCTACCACTGGTGAATGGGACAAGTTGACTCAAGACAAGGACTTCCAAGACAACTCTAAAATCAGAATGATTGAAGTTATGTTGCCAGTCTTCGATGCTCCACAAAACTTGGTTAAGCAAGCTCAATTGACTGCCGCTACGAACGCTAAACAATAA
- the SLX4 gene encoding Slx4p (Endonuclease involved in processing DNA~similar to YLR135W): protein MELQRAQRNLKFLQNEDFMNITDQANLNGESQRAYSLGMETQVPEVQFSLSSDDDSIGTQEEHVTAHKLLVAKETTKKDTESNKDVDISFDPTGISQPDLGEPNIVEENVFINTQIQSRLDDAEEETNLKLKLKQFKYSFKDNNASGCHNNANIVAKRRPAIRKTNPKLKPKTKSKRDPNIIKNITDFNINNYERSRTASLLKQLSGKHKKVLDIIKTQNEGSNGESSKARNSKSEKATFDTYSEQEWKYVMKLFLQKFPHSEETDLNEVQKFLYGCEQSSSSLDNQKTSQQKLWTASQLPPELPDETIQPEQEARIRDTQSAVNFLSLSQVMDDKSEIMKDEESIIMSGGVSTGSQEYGNKLEPQLTVGNVVDENIELTVGTRINGFSLTDYKAYRHMPVEVNTRCENSKSNDYDDISVVSDTTDETSTLFPLDQYRYVFLENDEKPPLTTDTIGSTQFFTPNTSPLDGIIDLTQESFKAVRSLISPLKVENNKTRTTSQALNQVQVPATRTPTIVPQKDLTKALKTEQEMSDIGSFIRVKLLRKNAGMLNPELMKHSCYRVEANDSEEEETELDDQLCIADIQLADSTKISTEVSIQNPGNNINDVSDASPTTSPEKLREIIMSQSMKELRQSLKSVGLKPMRTKVEIIQSLQTASQILSIANPGNNDEHRGVANFSKIEIFDHLTELIQAFPDFLERIYTFEPIPLNELIEKLFSAEPFVSQIDEMTIREWADVQGICLRNDKK, encoded by the coding sequence ATGGAGCTCCAAAGAGCACAGCGGAATCTGAAGTTTTTACAAAACGAGGATTTTATGAATATTACCGATCAGGCTAACCTGAATGGTGAGAGCCAGAGGGCCTATTCGTTAGGAATGGAAACTCAAGTACCGGAAGTGCAGTTTTCCCTATCATCTGACGATGATTCTATAGGTACGCAAGAAGAACACGTTACTGCACACAAATTACTTGTGGCGAaagaaacaacaaaaaaagatacGGAAAGTAACAAAGATGTCGATATAAGTTTTGACCCAACCGGTATTTCCCAACCTGATTTAGGAGAACCAAATATAGTTGAGGAGAATGTATTCATTAACACCCAAATTCAAAGCCGGCTTGATGACGCAGAGGAGGAAACAAATCTCAAGTTAAAACTTAAGCAATTCAAGTATTCGTTCAAGGACAATAACGCAAGTGGCTGCCACAACAATGCAAATATAGTGGCAAAAAGAAGGCCAGCAATAAGGAAAACCAATCCAAAACTCAAGCCAAAAACTAAGAGTAAACGAGACCCtaatattatcaaaaatataactgattttaatattaataaCTACGAACGTTCAAGGACCGCCAGCTTATTAAAGCAATTATCTGGTAAACACAAGAAGGTTTTGGATATAATAAAGACCCAAAATGAAGGAAGCAATGGTGAATCTTCCAAAGCAAGGAATAGCAAGAGTGAAAAAGCTACTTTTGATACTTATAGTGAGCAGGAGTGGAAATATGTtatgaaactttttttacagAAGTTTCCTCACAGTGAGGAAACGGACTTGAATGAAGTCCAGAAATTTCTATATGGATGCGAACAAAGTTCGAGTTCTTTAGACAATCAAAAAACCTCACAACAAAAACTTTGGACAGCGTCACAATTACCACCTGAGCTTCCCGATGAAACTATCCAACCAGAGCAGGAAGCAAGGATACGAGATACCCAGAGTGCAGTAAATTTCTTATCGTTATCCCAAGTAATGGATGACAAAAGTGAAATTATGAAAGACGAAGAAAGCATAATTATGTCAGGGGGAGTTTCTACAGGCTCCCAAGAATATGGAAACAAGTTAGAGCCACAACTAACAGTAGGAAACgttgttgatgaaaatattgaacTAACTGTGGGAACACGTATAAATGGATTTTCACTTACCGATTACAAAGCTTACAGACATATGCCCGTTGAGGTAAATACAAGATGTGAAAACAGTAAGAGTAATGACTATGACGACATATCTGTTGTTTCAGATACTACAGATGAGACGTCTACATTATTTCCGCTAGATCAGTACCGATATGTTTTCttagaaaatgatgaaaaaccGCCATTAACCACTGATACCATAGGCAGCACGCAATTCTTCACCCCAAACACATCACCATTGGATGGGATAATCGATTTAACACAGGAATCATTCAAAGCTGTTCGGTCGTTAATATCACCTTTGAAGGTAGAAAACAATAAGACAAGAACAACATCACAGGCACTGAATCAGGTTCAGGTCCCAGCTACAAGAACCCCCACAATTGTTCCTCAAAAGGACCTTACTAAAGCGTTAAAAACTGAACAAGAAATGAGTGATATAGGAAGTTTTATCAGGGTTAAATTATTGCGAAAGAACGCAGGTATGCTAAACCCAGAACTAATGAAACATAGCTGTTATAGAGTTGAGGCAAATgattctgaagaagaagagacaGAATTAGATGACCAATTGTGCATTGCTGATATTCAATTGGCAGACTCCACCAAAATTTCGACTGAAGTATCCATACAGAATCCTGGCAACAACATTAATGATGTCTCTGATGCAAGTCCCACAACTTCACCCGAGAAATTACGTGAAATCATCATGTCACAATCAATGAAAGAACTTCGACAAAGCTTGAAATCAGTTGGGCTAAAACCTATGAGGACGAAGGTCGAAATCATCCAATCTTTACAAACCGCATCACAAATTCTCTCCATAGCCAACCCAGGTAATAATGACGAGCATCGTGGGGTGGCAAATTTCAGTAAGATAGAAATATTTGATCATTTAACCGAACTAATCCAAGCTTTCCCTGATTTTTTGGAACGGATATATACCTTTGAACCCATTCCACTGAATGAGTTAATCGAAAAGCTATTCAGCGCCGAGCCGTTTGTTTCACAAATCGACGAAATGACCATCAGGGAATGGGCCGATGTTCAAGGAATATGTCTGAGAAACGATAAAAAGTAG
- the TIS11 gene encoding Tis11p (mRNA-binding protein expressed during iron starvation~similar to YLR136C) — MWAPLSYTRPESQKTDLTSLFSTDQEQNPLNDYQYQINIRELEDYYNKTILNEDNIQETSSEISSAVSLSPPKHKNAIQPGLLYDPQLINPFLPSASLNNSAPSTFKKKLEVRINPDYVPKSSQLPLTSQNLQQLSQQKLKDDAPFSSQKESSAQPKVKSQLQETPKQLYKTELCESFTLKGSCPYGSKCQFAHGLGELKVKRSCKNFRTKPCVNWEKLGYCPYGRRCCFKHGDDNDIAVYVRAGTYCNVSSTSKQSDEKRSNGRSSTKKKNLNVKVKALQRMTW; from the coding sequence ATGTGGGCCCCATTATCATATACTAGACCAGAATCTCAGAAGACTGACTTGACGTCGTTGTTTTCTACCGATCAAGAGCAAAACCCATTAAATGATTACCAGTATCAGATCAACATCAGGGAATTGGAGGATTACTACAACAAGACCATTTTAAACGAGGACAACATACAGGAAACGAGTAGCGAGATATCTTCGGCAGTTTCGCTCTCTCCACCAAAGCATAAGAACGCTATTCAGCCAGGGCTACTCTATGATCCACAATTGATAAACCCTTTCCTTCCATCCGCCAGCCTGAATAACAGTGCACCCAGTACTTTTAAGAAGAAACTGGAGGTACGGATAAATCCAGATTACGTCCCAAAATCTTCACAATTGCCATTAACTTCACAGAATTTGCAGCAGTTATCTCAACAAAAACTCAAAGATGATGCTCCTTTTTCATCACAGAAGGAATCTTCAGCTCAACCCAAAGTGAAAAGCCAACTGCAGGAAACCCCAAAACAACTATACAAGACAGAACTGTGCGAATCGTTCACATTAAAGGGAAGTTGTCCCTATGGCAGCAAGTGCCAGTTTGCTCACGGACTTGGAGAATTGAAGGTCAAGAGATCGTGTAAGAATTTCAGGACGAAGCCCTGTGTGAATTGGGAGAAACTAGGTTATTGTCCTTATGGCAGAAGATGCTGCTTCAAACATGGTGACGACAACGACATTGCTGTTTACGTAAGAGCTGGTACTTACTGTAACGTCTCTTCGACCAGCAAGCAATCTGACGAAAAGAGAAGCAATGGTCGGAGCTCCaccaagaagaagaatctaAATGTTAAGGTGAAAGCTTTACAGAGGATGACCTGGTAA
- the RKM5 gene encoding S-adenosylmethionine-dependent methyltransferase (Protein lysine methyltransferase~similar to YLR137W) produces MSFKLWLLDEETIYEHVFERYMQLEGQSGKLPQDLGIQDRSGCVLEIAIEPSGLESGKKKKRVRRRNKADAFEEDREVAVDSYHVSVEQSISSLHSSRDNGNSTTGYVLWSTTPFFINWLLYNASAAPFRLGTQVEVVRGSPCEGHMLELPKLIDLTGADHSKRCILELGAGIAGILPVVLGNFVDIYVSTDQKGILNKLKDNIMENLSQLTRKQCISESLRLELPTLEPVDNGATATKSALPKSTLNLEVAALDWEKINLQDKKTHSLHPELSLIGETCSSVYVIAMDVIYNEYLIDPFLKTLEQLKHWFRITYSLQFHALVGIHLRSQEVTTLFLEKAIIEHDFTVYDIIDQVLQESRFNFYLIS; encoded by the coding sequence ATGTCATTCAAGTTATGGCTACTGGATGAGGAAACAATATACGAGCACGTGTTCGAACGGTACATGCAATTGGAGGGCCAATCCGGGAAACTGCCCCAGGATTTGGGTATTCAGGATAGAAGCGGTTGTGTGTTAGAGATAGCGATTGAACCCTCTGGGCTGGAAAGCggtaaaaagaaaaagcgagtgagaagaagaaataaggCTGACgcttttgaagaagatcgGGAGGTCGCTGTGGACAGCTATCATGTTAGTGTGGAGCAATCCATATCGAGCTTACACTCGTCCAGGGACAACGGCAACTCCACCACAGGATACGTTTTATGGTCTACGACAcctttcttcatcaactgGCTGCTGTATAATGCTAGCGCTGCACCTTTCCGTCTTGGTACACAGGTAGAAGTAGTCCGCGGATCTCCTTGTGAGGGGCACATGCTTGAGTTGCCTAAGCTGATCGACCTTACAGGCGCTGATCACAGCAAGAGATGTATCTTAGAACTTGGAGCAGGAATAGCAGGTATTCTACCCGTGGTTCTTGGTAACTTCGTCGACATCTATGTGTCAACAGATCAGAAGGGCATTCTTAATAAACTGAAAGATAACATAATGGAAAATCTTTCGCAGTTGACCAGAAAGCAGTGCATTTCCGAGTCACTAAGATTGGAACTTCCGACCCTCGAACCAGTTGACAATGGCGCCACCGCCACAAAGTCGGCCCTACCTAAATCTACATTGAATTTGGAAGTAGCTGCTCTCGACTGGGAGAAGATAAACTTGCAAGACAAAAAGACACACTCTCTGCATCCTGAGTTGTCACTCATAGGTGAAACATGCTCCTCCGTATATGTTATAGCTATGGACGTCATATACAACGAGTACCTCATAGATCCGTTCCTGAAGACGCTCGAGCAACTTAAACACTGGTTCCGAATAACCTACAGCCTACAATTCCACGCCCTCGTGGGAATACACTTGCGTTCACAAGAGGTGACAACACTGTTCCTGGAGAAAGCAATCATAGAACATGACTTCACGGTTTACGATATCATTGACCAGGTCCTACAGGAGTCTCGCTTCAATTTTTATCTTATTAGCTAG
- the NHA1 gene encoding Nha1p (Na+/H+ antiporter~similar to YLR138W), producing the protein MAIWEQLEVSKAHVAYACVGVFSSIFSLFSLYVKEKLYIGESTVAGIFGLIVGPVCLNWFNPLNWGNSDSITLEITRIVLCLQIFAVAVELPRKYMLKHWVSVTMLLLPVMTAGWLIIGLFVWILIPGLNFSASLLISACITATDPILAQSVVSGKFAQRVPGHLRNLLSAESGCNDGMAFPFLFLSMNLILHPGNGREIVKDWICVTILYECLFGCLLGCFIGYIGRITIRFAEKKNIIDRESFLAFYVVLAFMCAGFGSILGVDDLLVSFAAGATFAWDGWFSQKTQESNVSTVIDLLLNYAYFIYFGAIIPWSQFNNGEIGTNVWRLIILSIVVIFLRRIPAVMILRPLIPDIKSWREALFVGHFGPIGVGAIFAAILARGELESTFSEEPTPLNVVPSKEVTKHWQLIACIWPITCFFIVTSIIVHGSSVAIITLGRHLNTITLTKTFTTHTTNGDNGKTSWMQRLPSLDKAGRSFSLHRMDTQMTLSGDEGEEEGGGGRKGLAGGEDEEGLNNDQIGSVATSGIPARPAGGMPRRRKLTRKEKRLNRRQKLRNKGREIFSSRSKNEMYDDDELNDLGRERLQKEKEARAATFALSTAVNTQHNEEIGMGGDDEEDEYTPEKEYSDNYNNTPSFESSARSSSLREGTYIPKNRYDEEETESEIESEDETEDESERSMASSEERRIRKMKEEEMKPGTAYLDGNRMIIENKQGEILNQVDIEDRNGGKDENASVDSTTHSSLTTTMTNASSSSGGRLKRILTPTSLGKIHSLVDKGKDKNKNNKYHAFKIDNLLIIENEDGDVIKRYKINPHKPDDDKSKNRPRNDSVVSRALTAVGLKSKANSGIPPPLDEEKAIEGPSKKGPGMLKKRTLTPAPPRGVQGSLDLEDDPSSEEDLGDSYNMDDSEDYDDNAYESETEFERQRRLNALGEMTAPADQDDEELPPLPVEAQVGNDGPGTAEGKKKQKSAAVKSALSKTLGLNK; encoded by the coding sequence ATGGCTATCTGGGAGCAACTAGAAGTCTCCAAGGCCCACGTCGCTTATGCTTGTGTTGGTGTCTTTTCATCGATCTTTTCCTTGTTCTCCCTTTATGTCAAGGAGAAGCTTTATATTGGTGAGTCCACCGTAGCAGGTATATTTGGGCTAATCGTGGGTCCGGTTTGCTTGAACTGGTTTAATCCTTTGAACTGGGGGAATTCAGACAGTATAACATTAGAAATAACAAGAATAGTATTATGTTTGCAAATTTTCGCCGTTGCCGTGGAACTGCCACGGAAGTATATGCTGAAACATTGGGTATCTGTGACAATGCTATTATTGCCAGTGATGACAGCTGGATGGCTTATAATTGGTCTCTTTGTTTGGATTCTTATACCTGGTTTAAACTTCTCAGCTAGTCTGTTAATCTCTGCATGTATTACCGCAACAGATCCTATTTTGGCGCAGTCGGTCGTTTCCGGTAAGTTTGCACAAAGAGTCCCTGGTCACTTAAGAAATCTACTATCTGCGGAGTCAGGCTGTAATGATGGTATGgcctttccttttttatttctttctatGAATTTAATCCTGCATCCCGGTAATGGAAGAGAAATTGTTAAAGATTGGATTTGCGTTACTATCCTATACGAGTGTCTGTTCGGATGCTTACTAGGTTGTTTCATTGGTTATATCGGCAGAATCACCATCAGGTTTgccgaaaagaaaaacatcaTCGATCGTGAGTCGTTCTTAGCGTTTTACGTTGTCCTGGCATTCATGTGTGCTGGGTTCGGCTCCATTTTGGGTGTGGATGACCTATTGGTGTCATTTGCAGCCGGTGCAACTTTCGCATGGGATGGGTGGTTTTCTCAAAAGACACAAGAGAGTAATGTTTCCACCGTGATTGATCTGCTGCTAAACTATGCGTATTTTATCTATTTTGGTGCCATTATACCGTGGAGTCAATTCAACAACGGTGAAATTGGTACGAACGTCTGGCGTTTAATTATACTTTCGATAGTGGTCATCTTTTTACGTAGGATTCCTGCGGTCATGATATTGAGACCACTTATACCTGATATAAAATCGTGGCGTGAGGCACTTTTCGTGGGTCATTTTGGTCCTATTGGTGTTGGCGCCATTTTTGCCGCTATATTAGCTCGTGGAGAATTAGAATCTACCTTTAGTGAGGAACCCACTCCTTTAAATGTTGTACCGTCAAAAGAAGTAACTAAACACTGGCAGCTAATAGCGTGTATATGGCCGATAACTTGTTTCTTCATTGTTACTTCTATTATAGTTCATGGTTCTTCAGTTGCGATCATAACCCTTGGCCGTCATTTGAACACGATAACGTTAACCAAGACATTCACTACACACACCACCAATGGCGATAATGGGAAAACTTCTTGGATGCAAAGATTGCCATCATTGGATAAAGCTGGACGATCATTTTCGTTGCATCGTATGGATACTCAAATGACTCTATCAGGGGACGAAGGTGAAGAGGAAGGAGGAGGAGGTCGTAAAGGACTGGCAGGaggtgaagatgaagaaggattAAACAATGATCAAATTGGTAGCGTCGCAACGAGCGGAATTCCTGCAAGACCCGCTGGTGGTATGCCaagaaggagaaaattAACAAGGAAGGAGAAAAGATTAAACAGAAGACAGAAACTAAGGAACAAGGGTAGAGAGATATTTTCATCGAGATCTAAAAACGAAATGtatgatgacgatgagTTGAACGATCTGGGTCGAGAAAGGCtgcaaaaggaaaaagaagcgCGCGCCGCCACATTTGCATTGAGCACAGCTGTCAATACACAACATAATGAAGAGATTGGAATGGGTggagatgatgaagaagatgaataCACACCAGAGAAGGAATATAGCGACAACTACAATAACACACCAAGCTTTGAATCATCTGCAAGGTCTTCATCTCTCCGAGAGGGAACTTATATACCAAAAAATCGttatgatgaagaagagacAGAAAGTGAAATTGAAAGCGAAGATGAGacagaagatgaaagtgAAAGGTCAATGGCCAGCAGcgaagaaagaagaattcggaaaatgaaagaggAGGAAATGAAACCTGGTACTGCTTATTTAGATGGTAATAGAATGATCATCGAGAATAAGCAAGGTGAAATCTTGAACCAAGTAGATATAGAGGATCGTAATGGGGGAAAAGATGAGAATGCCAGTGTTGATAGTACGACCCATTCAAGTTTAACCACCACAATGACTAATGCCTCCAGTAGTAGTGGGGGAAGGTTAAAGAGAATTTTAACCCCTACATCTTTAGGAAAGATACATTCATTAGTGGACAAAGGgaaagataaaaataaaaacaacaaGTATCATGCATTTAAGATAGACAACTTGTTAATCATCGAAAATGAGGATGGTGATGTTATAAAAAGATACAAGATAAATCCACATAAAcctgatgatgataaaagTAAGAACCGTCCAAGGAACGATAGTGTCGTGTCAAGGGCCTTAACAGCCGTCGGATTAAAGAGCAAGGCGAACAGCGGCATACCACCTCCGctagatgaagaaaaagctaTCGAGGGACCTTCCAAGAAGGGTCCTGGGatgttaaagaaaaggacGTTAACACCTGCACCACCGAGAGGAGTTCAAGGCTCGTTAGATCTTGAAGATGATCCATCGTCTGAGGAGGATTTGGGCGATAGTTATAACATGGACGATAGTGAAGATTACGACGATAATGCTTACGAATCAGAAACTGAATTCGAAAGGCAAAGGAGGTTAAATGCGTTAGGTGAGATGACGGCACCGGCGGATCAAGATGACGAAGAGTTGCCACCTTTACCTGTGGAGGCACAAGTGGGAAATGATGGTCCAGGTACCGCGgagggaaaaaagaaacaaaagagtGCTGCTGTTAAATCGGCTCTATCAAAAACGCTTGGTCTCAATAAGtaa
- the SLS1 gene encoding Sls1p (Mitochondrial membrane protein~similar to YLR139C), translating to MWKFNRKLARLTYRLYSSSGPSSPLHGKKKLPQNLKFVVLNPTQSGLVKNDQKLPRHRPSKRRTHKDTGDDNADFGSKLLVFEKQNSLDSALNSIRLKKPTSASLPSLEYTALLQSLTSSYNRYQLREFISTHHPDSPLHLTHWKKSKLSQYIIEKIWNCQPISTPTSPTGIKSTSLTFQFDTPREIFLLLITQNGKILTNFNKLGLTFIISIQDNELTVKGSPSLLKYAEISLNKIWSNITHENVRVYSLTPSKDVINLIQKETHTFFEYLPDSQTYKISALSTKKISMAKVFLLNALASNPRTTQHHHTMASLALKTELYPFNNTLENLDWLNKAQDWARLRSVVPKSCTDLATRTATAASHLTDAQISQYESFLSTNTPSPSASNSISQSLSITLGYSLQSASSSSIFQPLIHKSFISKLLNLPIHKESSSSAPVPLDQHLITNAHQSFIQLNFTPVPLTPSSASSPFMQIWFEIDEFDNIVTTSMRPLLKLQENSVILRTPQCQTDYKITSDYIQDLLPDFDQTKPDAWLSEQKGLQEFLLKSHWKLNRYQNLLKKITISLPDNLVQQYQLTDILTHRVLNLQFPANSSQDDKYIIQYSDISRGFLNNGSYRQLDFINVDPGETSLKTFINDVLDF from the coding sequence ATGTGGAAATTCAACAGGAAGCTCGCCCGTCTTACTTACCGTCTTTATTCAAGCTCGGGTCCGAGCTCGCCCCTACATgggaagaagaaactgcCGCAGAATCTGAAATTCGTTGTCTTGAACCCTACTCAATCTGGGCTGGTGAAAAATGATCAGAAGCTGCCTAGACACAGGCCGTCCAAGAGACGTACCCATAAGGACACTGGAGACGACAACGCCGATTTCGGCTCGAAACTCCTTGTCTTTGAAAAGCAGAACTCGCTGGATTCTGCATTGAACTCTATCCGATTGAAAAAACCAACAAGCGCTAGCCTACCCTCCCTCGAATATACCGCTCTCCTCCAGTCACTTACATCGAGCTACAATCGTTACCAGTTGCGCGAATTCATCTCCACACATCACCCAGACTCCCCTTTACATCTGACGCACtggaagaaaagcaaaCTATCTCAATatataattgaaaaaatctggAACTGTCAACCAATATCAACACCCACCTCTCCCACGGGCATCAAATCCACATCTCTGACTTTCCAGTTCGATACTCCTAGGgaaattttccttttgctCATCACTCAAAATGGTAAAATACTCACCAACTTTAATAAACTCGGGTTGACCTTTATCATCTCCATCCAGGATAATGAATTGACTGTCAAGGGTTCCCCTAGTTTGCTCAAATATGCGGAAATATCCTTGAACAAAATATGGTCAAACATTACTCATGAAAACGTTCGTGTATATTCTCTCACGCCATCAAAAGACGTTATCAACCTTATTCAAAAGGAAACTcacactttttttgaataccTCCCGGATTCACAAACGTACAAGATTTCAGCCCTAAGTACCAAGAAAATATCCATGGCCAAAGTCTTCTTGTTAAACGCTCTCGCTTCTAACCCGCGCACAACCCAACACCACCACACAATGGCCTCTTTAGCGCTCAAAACAGAGCTTTATCCGTTTAATAACACTCTAGAGAACTTGGACTGGCTGAACAAGGCTCAGGATTGGGCAAGGTTACGTTCAGTCGTCCCTAAAAGTTGCACAGATCTAGCAACTCGCACTGCTACCGCCGCATCACATTTGACAGATGCGCAGATCAGTCAATACGAATCCTTCTTGTCTACAAATACACCATCTCCCTCCGCTTCCAACTCTATCTCACAATCCTTATCAATAACGTTAGGTTACTCCCTACAGTCCGCCTCTTCTTCCAGTATTTTCCAACCTCTAATACATAAGAGtttcatttcaaaattgcTGAATCTACCAATTCACAAAGAATCATCATCGTCCGCTCCTGTGCCTCTTGATCAACATCTAATAACAAACGCGCATCAATCCTTTATACAGTTGAATTTCACTCCTGTGCCACTCACTCCTAGCTCCGCGTCGTCTCCTTTCATGCAAATTTGGTTTGAGATTGACGAATTCGATAACATTGTTACCACCTCAATGAGGCCTCTTTTGAAACTGCAAGAAAATTCCGTTATTTTAAGAACTCCTCAATGTCAGACGGACTACAAAATCACGTCAGATTACATTCAAGATCTTCTTCCTGATTTCGACCAGACCAAGCCGGATGCCTGGTTATCTGAACAAAAAGGTCTCCAAGAGTTTCTTCTCAAGTCGCACTGGAAATTGAACAGATATCAAAAccttctgaaaaaaattacaattTCTTTACCGGATAACCTAGTACAGCAATACCAATTGACCGATATTTTGACTCATCGTGTCTTGAATTTACAATTTCCAGCCAACTCTTCCCAAGATGATAAATACATCATTCAATATTCTGATATTAGCCGCGGGTTTTTAAACAATGGCTCCTATAGACAGTTGGATTTCATCAATGTGGACCCCGGTGAAACCTCACTGAAAACTTTTATTAATGATGTTTTAGACTTTTGA